CCTCCTCCAAACCGCATAACGGGCACAACAAAAATAACGGATCCACCAAAATCTTCCTTATTGCCAAATTCACCTAAGTGGGAATTCTATTTAACAAAAGTCTGCAACCACAAATTAAAACTTTACTAGGGATTTTAGTTTTTCAAAATCCATTCAAGGCCTTCAAAAGATTGTCATCCAAACTCGAACCCCGCGCATTTCCTTCCAAGACCATAAGGTAAGTGGCTTTCATAGAAAAACCGGGCGAATTCTCCACCAAATGAAAGAATCATCCACACCAACCGTTGGCATGTTCCCACCTAAAACAGGAAAAAGAGACTCCACATTTTCACCATCGACCTCCCCACCAAAGGATTCGGTAAAATTGATGCGCCAAACACACGCaccaaaaattcaaaaatcattGTCACTCACTTTTGAACAAAAGGGATCGGCGAAACAAAAAAAGAGATGGGAACCGGTCACAAAGAGGAGTACCACCCAACCACCTATCTAACCAAAAATCTATAAGATCACCATTACCAAGTTTGCTCATAATAGAAGATGGAAACCAATTATCCAAATACCCATCTCCCcccaaacaaatcaaacaaatatcCTTCCACCAAAAGAAGACCTTGTTTCTTTTATGAATCACCGTATTTGAAAGCATTGCTCTTATTATCATTTGCATTGACTAATTGAAGGAATCAAACCGTTAGATTTAATCCAACGGTCAAGAAACGCACAGGAGAGATGGGCAGCAGAAAAATAGCTGGAGGTGATCTATTtccatatatataaaaaatgagttagatgtgtttaaatttttttttttaactattttatcctatttaatattattattttcagaaTACCGTTTAGGAAAACAATTTTACAtacaaaatcatataaaaataaaagacattataaaaatgtaatatcttttattacattaaaaaaattaaacaagatTACAATTCTTTTTAATTTACATGTAGAAGTAATTAACTTTTGTGCTCTATATCTCACCTCATTTCAAGTCATAAATATTTCAGTCCATCTCACGTATATATGTCTTTAAAATTGatgatatatgaaaaaaaaatcttGATGATATAAAGCAATCAAAGTGAATTTAATCTTTACTTTTCATTTAATGTCAAGTTAAAAAAACGTTCCTAGAAAAACAACTTTTAATTTCAGAATAAACCGCCGCCAAAAGCCAGCGCTATTTCAGAATAAACCGCCGCTAAAAGCCAACGCTATTGAAGACATACTTGTGCTATTTAGTATTTGCAAGTATACATAGTAGTAAGTAATGTAAAAATAAGAGTATCAATTTCATAAAAATTGTATTAACTTAAATTGATTTTCATGATAAAACATTGTTAATAATTATGAATGAATGATTATAATAATGAATGGTTGTCACCGATTCGGGTTGGGCAATAATGAGTAAGATCAAAGAAGTTAAAACAATAGTGGTTgaacccctctctctctctctctctctctctctctctctctatgtgTGTGTAAAGTTTTATTTTAACTTTCTCTCACTAGATGTTATAGCCAAATACTTTTGTGAGAACAATTCCTTTGTGAGTGAGGATACTCTTGTAGTTTAGGAAAAGGTAGAATTGTTAAATTCATCAAGGGAATCTTTTGAATACATCTTGGTTGAATACTATCTAATTAGGGATGAATTGTGGTTCGAAGCTAAATCCGATAAAGCTTAGATTTGAGGATTGTCTGGTCAGTCCTAGGTTTTGGTTGAAGATTAGCTATAGTTAAAATCTTCATTGGTTCTTGGTTAACTTGGTTAAAACCAAAGATAGGTTTAAGATTAGCCTGGTATTAAAATTTCTATAGGTTTGAGATTAACTCGGTCAAAATCTCGGAGGTTGTTTGCTTTGTCCTGATAAAACCAAAGGTATTGAgcttaatttttttggaatttgaaGACTAACCACTCCAAAGTTCGTGTTCGTGGAAATGAGACTAAATGCTTCAATCCACCATTAAGAAGGAAGATTTTCCTTTTCAATATCAGAAATATATTGAAGAAAAGACGCAAATGCCCATATTTATCGTCTTGTAATATTTGGTTGAAGGTCAACCATCATTTACTTGTATATGGGGGTTCATGAGTCTTTCCTACTAAAAGCTCTGAAGTAttattggaaactctcaagacCAAGTAttgttggacttgagacttcacacacaaaATGGAGCTGAATTGTGTGGTTTGGAAAATCATAATTTTGAAAACTTTTCCTAAGATCTATTAGAGTTTAAAATGTTTTTCTAAGACTTAGCAGCAGAATATAAAAGTATTTCAAaaataaagtgcagaaaataaaagttaAGGGAATAGAAGAACACTAAGATGTATAGATGATCAGTCACAAATAAAAGACTTAGTCCTCTCTCAAGAGTTTCTACTAGGGGTGGCAATTAGATCCATTAAgctaaaatccatccaatccatccaccacatacaaaataagttaatggatggattaaatccatccatttatatacatggATAGATCCGatccatccaacacattttgataatccaacggattatttttatttatactttaaattatttttttaaaaaataattaaaatagttttttttaaaaataataaaatttgaaaatacaaaaaatcgagttattttgaaaaagacgaaaaaaattgtgttttttcgaaaaaacgaaaaattcgggttttttcggaaaaacaaaaaatcgagttttttcatgaaaaataaaaaatcggGTTTTTCCGAAAAATGAAAAATcgtgttttttcggaaaaaagtagagtttttttggaaaacgaaaagtcgagtttttttcgaaaaaatgaaaaaaatgaagttttttttgaaaaacgaaaaagtcgagttttttttccagaaaaacgaaaaaaatcgagttttttcggaaaaacaaaaattcgagtttttttcgaaaaaacgaaaagtcgagttttttttcagaaaaacgaaaaaatcgagtttttttcggaaaaaacaaaaattcgagttttttcgaaaaaacgaaaagtcgagtttttttccgaaaaacaagaagtcgagtttttttttggaaaaacaaaaaattgagttttcttttttcagaaaaacgaaaaatcgagtttttttgaaaaaaatgaaaagtcgagttttttcagaaaaacgaaaaatcgagttttatcgaaaaaacgaaaaaagtcgagttttttttcggaagaatgaaaagtcgagtttttttagaaaaacgaaaaaaaatcgagtttttttcaaaaacgaaaagtcgagtttttttccgGATAAATgaaaagttgagtttttttttttagaaaaacgaaaaaaatcaagttttttttccagaaaaacaaaaaatcgagttttttcggaagaacgaaaaatcgatttttttcagaaaaacaaaaattagagTGTTTTTTCCGAAAgaacgaaaaaaatattttagaatatttaaattatttctttatgaaattttaaaaaaaaataagaatttgttaattattttatggatggatatccatctaTTAGAAATATCTTAATGAATGGATTGGatgaattttattctttaattgaTGGactggattggatggattttattctttaattGATGGACTAGATTGAATTTTTATTAAGAGAgtttaatggattaatggattggtttgatcATCTATtaaccatccaatccatccattttgtcACCCCTAATAAATACGTCCAAAGATGTACTTGCAAATTGAAGAAAGTTTTCTAATTTTTATAGGTAGTATGACTCtttgaaaaatgaaataattcCCTTTGAAATATGATTCAGCTATTtaaataaatgtaaaaaatatGGTGGGCTTTCTTCCTAATTTCATATGTGGTTTCAGTTAGGAGTGACAAAACGGGATGTCCACTCTATCCTGTATTAGGCCCGTCAAAAAGCGAGTGAGGCGGGCAAGTCCgccaaaaaaatacataaaattcagaGCCGCCCTGTCAAGGTGGCGGATTTGtccgtctattttattttattttttatttttttaaattaattaatagtcATTTTTTagcttttaattaaattttttctttattttttagaataattttttataaagcatcatttaaacaaattttacctaaaaaaaaattatatatatttataaataaatgtataaaataaaaccatcaagaatttgaattaacagaattaactaaaaaaatgggCTTAAGTCGTGACGAGTTTAAAGAATAGGTGAGATAGACTTTAGCGTACAGCGGACTTAGGCGGGACGAGTTTAAACAGACGACGAATTTTGGCGGGGCAGCGGGCACAAAATTCCAATCCGACCTGCTATTTTTTTACGGGTGTACAGGCCAAATCGGCGGACCACCGCCGGTTTTGCCACCTCTTTCCATGCGCTTTCTCGACCCAATGTGCTTTTGAAAATGGGTTCTTAATCATCTGCTTTTGAAATTTGATTCAGTTTTCATAATAATGAATGATTAAAGAAACTAGAGTGCCACACCTTCTTTAACGGCAATGAGACCGATATAGTCACGCCCCTCTTAGAAGTCGTCATTAAAGATGTTGCTCTCTCATTTTCAAAATTAACATAATATAATACTTCCTCAAATTTGAGGTTACTGATGAATTTTTGATTCAGTTTTTATAATGAATGAATAAAATATGACACTCCTTTCTTGACGGCAATTAACCGACAGAGTCATGTACTAAATAACACATTGTATTTATTTGTAAAATTTGGTATCATTCTCTTTACATCAATTAAGCATGAAGATATTACTAaaccaacaaactgttttcttatCCATCCTCTTTTTCATTATTTCAATTGCTATTACTAATGCAGAATACCAAGAGGCAGATTACATGTCCCATCTTATAAAATCACTCACTCCAACTCCTTCTACTTGGTCTAATACCACTCACTACTGCAAATGGAATGGTATCTTTTGCAAATCTAATCGAGTTGTGTCCATTAACCTTCCATCAAGCTCACTCTCCGGAACACTCCCTCCCCATCTCTACGCTCTCACTAATCTCACTCGCATCGATCTCCACAACAATTCACTCAACGGTCCTTTGGCTAACTTTTCTGGTCTAGGCGCCCTCGAAGCCATATACCTCGGCCACAATAATTTTAACACAATCCCAAACGGTTGCTTTCAAGCAATTCCGTCTCTTCAAATACTTAACCTTAGCAATAACTTGAATCTACAACAATGGACTTTTACTAAGAATTTAATTGATTCCTACTTTTTGCGTGTCCTTGATCTTGAAGCTACAAATATCGGAGAATCATTACCATCGGAAATGTTTGATCCCTACCCGAGGCTAGATATTGTTGTTCTTTCGCACAACAACATCGTGGGACCACTTCCTCAGTCTCTTGGGAGTTCGGTAGTAAGATATTTAAGGGTCAATAACCAAGAGAATCAGAATGGATTTAATGACACACTTGATGTGATATCATCCATGACATTCTTGCGTCAAGCGTGGCTTAACAACAACTTTTTTCAGGGTTCAATTCCTAACAGGTTTGCTTCGACAAATTTGTCTGACCTGCAGCTTCAATCAAATTGGTTAATCGGTTTGGTTCCGCCTTCATTGCTAGCTCTCACTAGCTTGAACAACATCTCTTTGGACGACAATTTTTTCCAAGGACCAATACCTGTGTTTCCCAAGCGCGTCAAGGCAACTTGGAAAGGAAATCCTTTTTGTGAAAGCCATGCAGGACATTGTGATCCACAAATTACAATTGGTGATGGATTTCCTCTTTTATTGACAAGTTTCGTGAACTTAACTCTTGCTGGAAATAAATTGACAGGTTTGATACCAGAGAGTCTAACAACATTGCCTAATCTTCAACTTCTTGATATTTCTCATAACAATCTGTCGGGAAAAATTCCCAATTTTTCATCCAAGGTTAAGTTATTTACCCAAGGAAATCCTTTGCTTGGCCTAAATATTTCCGGAGATGGTAGAGGTAAAAATGCAACTCATTCCGGAGATGATGTTCCAACAAGAAAAAGTGGAGGTGAAAAGGATTGGCTTAAATATGTTTGGATAGCAGGTATGCTTCTCATATCTTTTTGGTATCtatctttaatttttatatttgattttaagttgttaaaaacatatatttacttttaatcttaaataaaatttaaagttaatttgcagctattatcaaataaaaatttcaatagcTTTATAATTTTATGTCTgttttgtaaaacttttttatttgATGATGATAGTGTTGGAAATGCTAgttactatattaatttaatttgtttttaatgaattattttaattCTTATTAGTAAAATTGTAAATCATTTGTTTAATTTTGTTGTTGATAGATGTTGAAATATGAGTGTTCTTCTTTTTAGTGAATTAAGGAGACCAatccattaatttttttttattgataaaaatCGGAAATTTGATTACATATGAATTGGAAATTttgttttcatgttatttttcatataatAATGCAAGTTGCAACCATAAAGTCAATAATTTATGAGATAtgaatcaaaaaattaaaaagtaataaaattgttaactttttttattattgttttgtaAAATACTAcaactttttatatattttattgtctAGTAATTCTTAAAGGTGTGTATTATTGTTTGGATGATAATGACATATGGTTAAAAAGTTCGTTAATAAAGTAGTcgagtggtgattggcgctggacttggtagggagaaccacggttcgatcccccgcaactgcgatcgggagggggatggaactatttgatgccagaactcgcccccgaaccggactaaaccggtggtataaagccaaaaaaaaaaagtagtcgatcaaataataaataaatagtaaataattttaaaaaatgcaattaaaaataaaaatgaaatttgatcttttgaataTTGAAAGTGAATTTGAGAGGTGGCACATACGATTATGAGATGGTGTGGCAGTGGCACTAATGAAATTGAAGTGTTACTTTTAGGATAGAATGTGCgcttttgttttaatatattataaatatataaattcttAAAATATTCTCTAAATGCTACTTTAAAAAAAACTCTAATCATTTACAAGAAATAAACTCGAGTAAATTTATatacaattaattttaaattaaaaagatatagagttactttttaaaataattataaaaaataaaaaatattatataattttttttatcagatGTGTTGGATGCAGGGTTATTAGACATAATGATCAGAAGTAGAAGCTGATAAGTTCTATAATTTTTTCTTTGAGAGCAATTGAAATAAAGTATCATAAGCCCAAGCTCTTAAACCAAGTAAATAGATAACCTTGCATATGAATATCTAATCACCCCGCATCTAACACAACTTATTTAAAACCATTATTTAAATAGTTTATTTGTATCATCACTAATTATGTATTTAACTTTTGcgatgataaaataaaataattattttgcaaATATGCAGGAGCATCTGTtggatttataatatttattggattgattatttattatcGTAAGGAGTGTCTTATTTTAGTACAAAGATGGATATTTAGGGGAACAATAAAATCTAGTCATCATATTGTGGAGAATTTTATGGAAAGTTATAAACTGTCAGTGCCGATAAAACAATATAGATATGCAGAAGTGAAAAGAATGACAAACTCATTTCGAGATAAATTAGGTCAAGGAGGATATGGTACTGTGTACAAAGCAAGCTTATCTGATGGTCGTCAAGTGGCTGTGAAAGTAATAAAAGAGTCCAAGGGAAATGGAGAAGAATTCATAAATGAAGTTGCTAGCATTAGTAGAACATCACACGTCAATATTGTCTCACTTTTGGGTTTTTGTTATGGAAACAAAAGAGCGTTGATATATGAATTCATGTCCAAAGGGTCACTGGATAATTTCATCCTTAAAAGTGGGTCTTCTGATTCTGTTTGTAGTTTGGATTGGAACACATTATCCAAAATTGCAATGGGCATTGCTCGTGGATTAGAATACTTGCATCAAGGATGTATTTCAAGGATATTGCATCTTGATATCAAACCTCAAAATATTCTTTTGGATGAAGATTTTTGCCCAAAAATATCTGATTTTGGACTAGCTAAAATATGTCAAAGAGATGATAGTGTTGTGTCTATACTTGGTGCACGAGGAACTATAGGATATATAGCTCCAGAAGTATTTAGTCGAACAAATGGCAGAGTTTCTGTCAAATCAGATGTATACAGTTATGGTATGTTAATTTTAGATATGATTGGAAGAAGAAAGAATTCAGGCGCTAGAGATTCATGTACTTCTGAATATTTTCCAGATTGGATTTATAAAGATCTTGAACAAGAAAATAACTCTAAGAATTGTATAGAAAATTCGGAGGAAGAGAATGATATGGTGAGAAAAATTACTATGGTAAGTCTATGGTGCATTCAAACAAAACCATCAGATAGACCTTCAATTAGTAAAGTAATAGAAATGCTACAAGGACCACTTCAGTCGGTTCCATATCCTCCCAAACCTTTTTTATATTCTCCTGAAATTCCAATATTGCAAACTTCATGTGTGCCTTCAAGCAGTTTGTCAGAGACAAAGTCATCAACCTTATCGAAGAATGGTTCCATAAAAACAAATAAGTTCAGCAAAGACAACAATGAAGATGTGATTGTAgtgtaaaaaaataatttgttgaTATTTGAATACAACTTTGCATATACTTTGTTTAAACCTCAAAACAAGGTCGTATATTTTTAGCTGGTAAATTCAAGCTACCGATGACATTAAATATCTTTTTTATATATCTAAAATAAAATGTGatctatttttcttcaatttatttTAAAGTGACATGCAACACATCTTGAATTTTTCAATGGGTTTAATGGTGATGGACTAACAGTGTATCCAATGAGAATATATCACTTTGTCATGTTATCtcagtaatttaaaaataaaagtatgATTTTATAGGATACATGGTCGTGATTTGAATTTTTCAATACCCATATCTAATAGTATAGGCTTATCAAATGTTACAATATATGTTAAACAGTAAACATTTTAATAGAAATTAGAATATAGTCCTACGCGTGGCACGGTTGGactttaatatattattaatattatttgggTAATGCTAACATGTGTTTTAAGGGCATATATTAAGAAACCTATAAATAGAAAGTTTGtactgaaaaaataaataaataaattaattttaaatatttaataaaagttgtgcacaattttcaaaaaaaatatttttacatttagttcttaacatgtgcccttagggcacacatTAGCATTacctaaaatatattaattttaatatttttgtaaaaaatttatcgattttgtttgtaaaatattttttaaaattagtttatttaaataatatttatatctgAGTTTATATAATCACATATCTAAGAATGAGAATGATTAGAGAATAGTAATTTTTTGGTTTTGGTAGGAAATTTTTATAAGTGAGTTTAATTGTAATTATTATATATGGGTCTACTCATTTGAGAACatgttgattatatattttttttttgttcatcaccaccggtttagtctgGTTTGGGGtcagtttttttttggtttatcaccaccggttcggggtcagttctggcatcaagtggttctagCCTCCTCTCGATTGGAGTTGTGGGGGATCGAACTGTCGTTCTCCCTACCAAGCCTAGCACCAATCACTACTAAACCAACTAAATAACAATTGTTGAATATTTAGGAGTAATAAGAAGAGACTAGAACATACAAATTATTAATACGGTTAGAATTTGAATCATCTATATCAATACTAATAAAtagagtttaattttttttaggaatATCGATATTTTtaatccctataaatatctcaaatttcatttttagtttttaataaaaaaatgatatattttagtttccacaaaattattatgcacgtagttttggTGCCTACTGTTAAACATATGTGTattattgaattattattttacAAGCATGTTtaaaacgttataaaaagtttctaaaaaaaaaagaaactcaaaatttgatttctaagtcgagatttgcatttcttttatcattttcttttgaaatttaaaaaattcatatttaattcttctcattttaaaaacttcaataatttgataaagaattattttataatattataaacacgtatgaaaaaaattattcaaaaatttaaaagtttaaggtaattaagcagttttcaaaattttaaaaaatagcagggaTTTCATACATAacctaattttttaatataatattaatcgtAAAGTAAGATTTCATTTTTCTAATAGACAGAGAAATTCACCAAagggagtataagggatactccaccCAAACAACAAACGAAAAACCCCCACATTCTAAAGCAACGAAGAGATAGGATATTTCAAGTATGAAAGTTACAAGGATTTTCAATTTTACAATAAGAGCATAACCAAATCCACACGTTCAAAATTATCTCCGATAAACAATCGTAAAAAATAAAAGTCTCATCCTTAAAAATGACCCCATTTCGCTTCAACCAAATACTCCAAGCCGTAACCAACCAAATTACCGCTATCGTATTCCTTTTGGTTAAAGTCCTGACCTTGTCACGTCACAATAATCGAAGAAACCTTCAAATTCCTCCAAGGATAACTCCTCTAAAGGGCCAATCCACTCGTACCCGAGCCCAAACCCACGTGGGCACCAATATTCATATCTGTACCCGTCTTTTATGGGTACTTCAATAATCGTATATGTACCTATTTACCCATGTTTGTAgtaaaattaaattgattaactattaaatatcatataaatttaagtgttctaacattaaaaataattatatcgaTAACGATATATTTTTTAAGAATTGATAAAcatgtatttttatataataatataaattatttttatataataatatcaaTGAAATTATATAAATGTAGTGTGAGTATGGGGCGGGGCAGGGGCGGAGCGACAGCCCAGCGAGCCCGGGCATGCGCCCGGGCTCAACTGCTCATTTTGTTGTATACTCCCCCACCTAATAGTCGCTTTTTAGACAACACCAGGggtaaaattagtaatttttagacaaaattaagggcaaaattagtaaaaacagggtgtgaaatttttgaacaaaatcaaagacaaattttttagacaaaatcaagggcaaaattaataaaaacagggtataaaattagtaaaaacaaaagTGTAAAATTTTTTCCAAGGCTccataaaatttctggctccgccactaggGCGGGGTGggtagtaagatacccgtgcccACGCCCATACCCGCTTcttttaatgggtaattacttGTCCCCGTACCCATACCCATTTTGAGAATTTTTACCCTATCCGTTATGGGCTGAATTGCCATCTCTAGTCCATTTTCATAATATTGCCTTTAAAATTGACAATTTGTTCATTTCTAAATGACTTGATACTTGTGAATAGGGGTAGGAATATGCAGGTTTTTACCCTAACCGCTGATGGCATTTTTTGCGGGTACCCATAGGATatgggccaaattgccatccccAGTCCCCTTTCATAATATTGCCTTTAAAATTGACGATTTGTTCATTTTTAAATGACTTGTTACTTGTGAATAGGAGTAGGACTATGTTATGTCGAGTTTGGGTAGGGTACTATAGTCTGAGTATGACCTGTAACATATTATAGACTTATTTTTAGGCTCAACCTTTTCAATAGGGATGACAATGGGTAGGgtttgggcagggtactatagtacccgtccccATACCCGCAGTTTGAAAAAATCCTCGTACCCGAGCCCAAATCCGCGTCGGCACCAATGTTCTTAATCGTACCCGTACCCTAAGGGTACTTCAATACCCGTACCCGTATACGTTTACCCGTGTTTGTAGTAAAATTAAACcagttaattacaaaatatcatatcatttaagttttttttaactatattaaaaaattatgaatattattattgagtaaaaatataaataaacacttttattaaaatg
The Vicia villosa cultivar HV-30 ecotype Madison, WI linkage group LG6, Vvil1.0, whole genome shotgun sequence genome window above contains:
- the LOC131612224 gene encoding receptor-like kinase TMK4, with the translated sequence MKILLNQQTVFLSILFFIISIAITNAEYQEADYMSHLIKSLTPTPSTWSNTTHYCKWNGIFCKSNRVVSINLPSSSLSGTLPPHLYALTNLTRIDLHNNSLNGPLANFSGLGALEAIYLGHNNFNTIPNGCFQAIPSLQILNLSNNLNLQQWTFTKNLIDSYFLRVLDLEATNIGESLPSEMFDPYPRLDIVVLSHNNIVGPLPQSLGSSVVRYLRVNNQENQNGFNDTLDVISSMTFLRQAWLNNNFFQGSIPNRFASTNLSDLQLQSNWLIGLVPPSLLALTSLNNISLDDNFFQGPIPVFPKRVKATWKGNPFCESHAGHCDPQITIGDGFPLLLTSFVNLTLAGNKLTGLIPESLTTLPNLQLLDISHNNLSGKIPNFSSKVKLFTQGNPLLGLNISGDGRGKNATHSGDDVPTRKSGGEKDWLKYVWIAGASVGFIIFIGLIIYYRKECLILVQRWIFRGTIKSSHHIVENFMESYKLSVPIKQYRYAEVKRMTNSFRDKLGQGGYGTVYKASLSDGRQVAVKVIKESKGNGEEFINEVASISRTSHVNIVSLLGFCYGNKRALIYEFMSKGSLDNFILKSGSSDSVCSLDWNTLSKIAMGIARGLEYLHQGCISRILHLDIKPQNILLDEDFCPKISDFGLAKICQRDDSVVSILGARGTIGYIAPEVFSRTNGRVSVKSDVYSYGMLILDMIGRRKNSGARDSCTSEYFPDWIYKDLEQENNSKNCIENSEEENDMVRKITMVSLWCIQTKPSDRPSISKVIEMLQGPLQSVPYPPKPFLYSPEIPILQTSCVPSSSLSETKSSTLSKNGSIKTNKFSKDNNEDVIVV